The following coding sequences lie in one Bacteroides helcogenes P 36-108 genomic window:
- the mnmA gene encoding tRNA 2-thiouridine(34) synthase MnmA, whose amino-acid sequence MNVFEKRVLVGMSGGIDSTATCLMLKGQGYEIVGLTMWVWGDEPVEAGQLADSMGIEHYIVDERESFRRIIVQNFIDEYSGGRTPNPCVMCNPLFKFRILTEWADKLCCKYIATGHYTRLEEINHKIYIIAGDDDKKDQSYFLWRLGQDVLKRCIFPLGTYTKIQVREYLRDNGYTVKAEEGESMEVCFIKGDYRDFLKEYSPEIDSEIGSGWFVNSEGVKLGEHKGFPYYTIGQRKGLEIALGKPAYVLKINPQKNTVMLGDAEQLKTRYMLAEQENLTDEGEFFESDVLTVRIRYRSKPIPCTVKRLEDGRLLVHFLIDASAIAPGQSAVFYIDKRVVGGAFIASQRGIGMYLEN is encoded by the coding sequence ATGAATGTATTTGAGAAACGGGTGTTGGTAGGTATGAGTGGTGGCATAGACAGCACCGCTACTTGCCTGATGCTGAAAGGGCAGGGCTATGAAATAGTAGGACTTACAATGTGGGTATGGGGTGATGAACCTGTTGAAGCCGGACAACTTGCCGATAGCATGGGCATCGAACATTATATTGTCGATGAACGTGAATCTTTTCGCCGGATAATCGTACAGAATTTTATTGATGAATATAGCGGAGGACGTACTCCGAATCCTTGTGTAATGTGCAATCCCTTGTTTAAGTTCCGCATATTGACTGAATGGGCGGATAAATTGTGCTGCAAGTATATTGCTACCGGACACTATACTCGTTTGGAGGAAATAAATCATAAAATATATATCATAGCCGGAGATGATGACAAGAAGGACCAGTCTTATTTCCTCTGGAGGCTTGGGCAGGATGTGTTGAAGCGTTGCATTTTCCCTTTAGGAACTTATACAAAAATACAGGTGCGTGAATATTTGCGGGATAATGGATATACCGTCAAGGCAGAAGAAGGTGAAAGTATGGAGGTGTGTTTCATCAAAGGTGATTACCGGGATTTTCTGAAGGAGTATTCTCCTGAAATAGACAGTGAGATAGGGTCTGGGTGGTTTGTCAATTCAGAAGGTGTGAAGTTGGGTGAGCACAAAGGTTTTCCTTATTATACCATCGGGCAGCGGAAAGGACTTGAAATAGCTTTGGGAAAACCTGCTTACGTTTTGAAAATTAACCCGCAGAAGAATACGGTTATGTTAGGAGATGCTGAACAGTTGAAGACCAGATATATGCTGGCTGAACAGGAAAATTTGACAGATGAAGGGGAGTTCTTTGAAAGTGATGTACTCACAGTACGCATCAGGTATCGCAGTAAACCTATTCCTTGTACTGTGAAGCGTCTGGAAGACGGCCGTTTGCTGGTGCATTTTCTAATTGATGCGTCAGCTATTGCACCGGGACAATCTGCCGTTTTCTATATCGACAAAAGAGTGGTAGGTGGGGCATTTATAGCCTCTCAGAGAGGGATTGGAATGTATCTGGAGAATTGA
- the xseA gene encoding exodeoxyribonuclease VII large subunit, with product MDALSLYDLNALVRHSIEQCLPDEFWVQAELSDVRTNSTGHCYLEFVQKDLRSNNLIAKARGTVWANVFRLLKPYFEETTGQAFVAGIKVLVQVTVNFHELYGYSLVVQDIDPTYTLGDMARRRKEILKQLEEEGVLTLNKELEIPRLPQHIAIISSPTAAGYGDFCHQLQNNPRGFYFYTELFPALMQGERVEESVLAALDNINARLSEFDVVVIIRGGGATSDLSGFDTYLLAAACAQFPLPIITGIGHERDDTVIDSVAHTRVKTPTAAAGFLTECMNNAADELDLLAGRLQEGVRNLLMHERHKLFAYKNSIPSAAYRRISEAKLALLTAHRDIEQTVTSFLSRHHHRLELLQQRLADASPEKQLARGYSITLKDGKVVKNAKLLRTDDEIVTRLYEGELTSIVNHR from the coding sequence ATGGATGCTCTCTCTTTATACGACCTGAATGCTTTGGTTCGTCATAGCATAGAACAATGCTTGCCTGATGAGTTTTGGGTACAGGCGGAACTTAGTGATGTACGCACCAACAGTACGGGGCATTGCTATTTGGAATTTGTGCAGAAAGACCTCCGTAGCAATAATTTGATAGCTAAGGCCCGTGGCACTGTTTGGGCAAATGTGTTCCGCTTGCTGAAACCTTATTTTGAAGAAACTACGGGGCAGGCTTTTGTCGCAGGTATCAAAGTATTGGTGCAGGTTACGGTCAACTTCCATGAACTGTATGGATACAGTCTTGTCGTCCAGGATATTGATCCCACTTATACATTGGGAGACATGGCACGCCGCCGCAAGGAAATATTGAAGCAACTTGAAGAAGAAGGAGTGCTTACGCTTAATAAAGAGTTGGAGATTCCCCGTTTGCCACAGCATATTGCAATTATTTCTTCGCCCACGGCTGCCGGATATGGCGATTTTTGCCATCAATTGCAGAACAATCCGCGGGGGTTCTATTTTTATACAGAATTATTTCCGGCCTTGATGCAGGGTGAACGTGTGGAAGAATCTGTTTTGGCTGCCCTTGACAATATAAATGCTCGTTTGTCAGAGTTTGATGTCGTTGTCATCATCCGTGGTGGAGGGGCGACTTCCGATCTTTCAGGTTTTGATACCTATTTACTTGCAGCCGCTTGTGCGCAATTTCCGTTGCCGATTATCACCGGTATAGGTCATGAAAGAGATGATACTGTGATTGATTCTGTGGCACATACCCGTGTGAAGACTCCTACGGCCGCCGCCGGCTTTCTGACGGAATGCATGAATAACGCTGCGGATGAACTGGATCTGCTTGCTGGTCGTCTGCAAGAGGGTGTCAGGAATTTGTTGATGCATGAACGGCATAAATTGTTTGCATATAAGAATAGTATTCCTTCCGCCGCTTATCGCCGCATATCGGAAGCCAAATTGGCTTTGCTTACCGCGCATAGAGATATAGAGCAAACTGTGACTTCTTTTTTATCCCGCCATCACCATCGTTTGGAGCTATTGCAGCAGCGATTGGCGGATGCTTCGCCCGAAAAACAACTTGCCCGCGGTTA
- a CDS encoding S8 family peptidase: MMKKLIVFVGLVLLTVSASAQRDTLKFRISLTDKAATTYSIDRPEAFLSDKAIARRRKQNLPIDSTDLPVCRKYIDAIRGQGVRIVATGKWENFVTVSCNDSALIARIAAMPFVRATEKVWTAPHTNQPDFSTERDSLINTPVVHPDSIYGLAVSQIQLSNGDKLHSAGFRGQGMTIAVIDAGFHNADKISAMSNICILGTKDFVNPQADIFAESSHGMMVLSCIGMNQPGIMTGTAPEASFWLLRSEDEYSEHLVEQDYWAAAVEFADSAGVDVLNTSLGYYSFDDKSKDYKYRDLDGSHALMSRQASRIADKGMILVCSAGNSGMGSWKKITPPGDAENVITVGAVDKNALLAPFSSIGNTSDGRIKPDVVAVGLGSDVMGTNGNQGKANGTSFSSPIMCGMVACLWQACPKLTAKEVIGLVRRFGDRTNYPDNIYGYGIPDMWKAYQDYQNGQSK; the protein is encoded by the coding sequence ATGATGAAGAAATTAATAGTTTTTGTGGGTTTGGTATTGTTGACGGTAAGCGCGTCTGCACAACGGGATACGCTGAAGTTTCGGATAAGTCTTACTGATAAAGCTGCCACCACTTATTCCATCGATCGTCCGGAGGCATTCTTGTCTGATAAAGCGATTGCACGCCGCCGGAAACAGAACTTGCCGATAGATTCGACCGATTTGCCGGTATGCCGTAAATATATTGATGCAATTCGTGGTCAAGGAGTTCGTATTGTAGCAACCGGAAAATGGGAGAACTTTGTTACGGTATCTTGTAATGATTCTGCATTGATAGCCCGTATTGCAGCAATGCCCTTTGTGCGTGCAACAGAGAAGGTATGGACGGCTCCTCATACAAATCAGCCGGATTTTTCAACAGAAAGAGATTCTCTGATAAATACACCGGTTGTGCATCCGGATAGCATTTATGGTCTTGCTGTCAGTCAAATACAGCTCAGTAATGGTGATAAGCTGCATAGTGCCGGTTTTAGAGGACAAGGAATGACGATTGCAGTGATTGATGCAGGTTTTCATAATGCTGACAAGATTAGTGCCATGAGTAACATCTGTATTTTGGGGACAAAAGACTTTGTGAATCCGCAGGCTGATATTTTTGCGGAAAGCAGTCACGGTATGATGGTACTTTCCTGCATCGGTATGAATCAGCCCGGTATAATGACCGGTACAGCTCCAGAAGCTTCTTTCTGGCTACTTCGTAGTGAAGACGAGTATTCGGAGCATTTGGTAGAACAGGATTATTGGGCTGCCGCGGTCGAATTTGCTGATAGTGCGGGTGTGGATGTGCTTAATACTTCATTGGGATATTATTCTTTCGATGATAAATCCAAAGATTATAAATATCGTGATTTGGACGGATCTCATGCTTTGATGTCACGTCAGGCGTCACGCATAGCAGATAAAGGTATGATACTTGTTTGCAGTGCGGGCAATTCGGGAATGGGTTCATGGAAGAAGATTACGCCTCCGGGAGATGCCGAGAATGTTATAACTGTGGGGGCTGTTGATAAAAATGCGCTGTTGGCTCCTTTCTCATCCATAGGCAATACGTCGGATGGCCGGATAAAGCCTGATGTCGTGGCGGTCGGTTTGGGCTCTGACGTGATGGGGACGAATGGTAATCAAGGAAAGGCGAACGGAACCTCATTTTCTTCACCTATCATGTGTGGCATGGTAGCTTGTCTGTGGCAGGCATGCCCTAAGCTGACGGCAAAGGAGGTGATAGGACTTGTGCGGCGCTTTGGTGACCGTACGAATTATCCCGATAATATCTACGGCTATGGCATTCCTGATATGTGGAAGGCGTATCAAGATTATCAGAACGGACAAAGCAAATAA